Proteins from a genomic interval of Sphingopyxis sp. QXT-31:
- a CDS encoding TonB-dependent receptor, protein MKARRLSWLLAGASLTITTGALAQEAPAPAETEAAQGGIEDIVVTARRTSEAAQTIPVAITAFGSQQLSDANVEGIADIAKQTPNFFVQTSSADPTGVLLTIRGQSQQDSILTIESPIGVYVDGVNYIRSSNLETALFDTERVEVLRGPQGTLFGKNTTGGAINITTRQPDLSGFGGYVQASGATHDRYDVGAVLNLPLMTDKLGVRLMGRWLDNGSLGVNGLGDGIGGREQIAFRANTLFETENVNWAISADYTRTKGDAPVSKLAFVSPFPSPAPGTPNPAPALIDIAISQGILNPALLADPVANGAAIGAALAQAQALFASLIDRRGFYDNDATGLQGTYARTYGVSSNLAVELTPTLSFRSISAARWLKRSLDVDLDSSPYTLLEASLASRAKNLSQEFQFAGDGTRLDWIVGAYFNEETGRDTSRATALGTINPANPNFTDGFVKNSSWAVFGQFNYDLTDTLRFTGGLRWTEESKELRSFNRSTPGGAVCNIPPALRLGGTCQARFKDGFSDYSYLASVDWTPRTGLLFYARTARSFKGGGQNLRGTGTADSFAAFAPETVTDYEVGTKLDLLDRRLRINAAIFQANYKDIQRTIVQAAPGGAIVSLVTNAARARIRGGELEVTAIPLEGLTLSGSVGVNDAKYLDFTDVTGDRSGEPFQFPKYSYRLGATYAAPLDFGSLRLSIDWTWRSKTQLVGSAIYRDSLNQPAYGLLGARAALTIDSIGSEIAVFATNLTGKRYAVSAVQFDNSLGFNTIYAGEPRVIGLQLTTRFGVE, encoded by the coding sequence ATGAAAGCACGCCGACTGTCCTGGCTGCTGGCGGGTGCCAGCCTGACGATCACCACCGGAGCGCTGGCGCAGGAGGCCCCTGCCCCCGCCGAGACCGAAGCGGCGCAGGGCGGTATCGAGGACATCGTCGTCACCGCGCGCCGCACCAGCGAGGCCGCGCAGACCATCCCCGTGGCGATCACCGCTTTCGGTTCGCAGCAACTCAGCGACGCCAATGTCGAGGGCATCGCCGACATCGCGAAGCAGACCCCGAATTTCTTTGTCCAGACCTCCAGCGCCGACCCCACCGGCGTGCTGCTCACTATCCGCGGCCAGTCGCAGCAGGATTCGATCCTGACGATCGAATCCCCCATCGGCGTCTATGTTGACGGCGTGAACTATATCCGTTCGTCGAACCTCGAGACCGCGCTGTTCGACACCGAGCGCGTCGAGGTGCTGCGCGGGCCGCAGGGCACGTTGTTCGGCAAGAACACCACCGGCGGCGCGATCAACATCACCACGCGCCAGCCCGATTTGAGCGGCTTCGGCGGTTATGTCCAGGCGAGCGGCGCGACACACGACCGCTACGACGTCGGCGCGGTGCTCAACCTGCCGCTGATGACCGACAAGCTGGGCGTGCGGCTGATGGGCCGCTGGCTCGACAATGGTTCGCTCGGGGTCAACGGGCTCGGCGACGGGATCGGGGGGCGCGAGCAGATCGCCTTTCGCGCCAACACATTGTTCGAGACCGAGAACGTCAACTGGGCGATCTCGGCCGATTACACCCGCACCAAGGGCGATGCGCCGGTCAGTAAGCTCGCCTTCGTCAGCCCCTTCCCCAGCCCCGCGCCGGGCACCCCCAACCCCGCCCCCGCGCTGATCGACATCGCGATCAGCCAAGGCATCCTCAACCCCGCGCTGCTCGCCGATCCCGTCGCCAACGGCGCGGCGATCGGCGCCGCACTGGCGCAGGCACAGGCGCTGTTCGCCAGCCTGATCGACCGGCGCGGCTTTTACGACAATGACGCGACGGGCCTGCAAGGCACCTATGCGCGCACCTATGGCGTCAGCTCGAACCTGGCGGTCGAGTTGACGCCAACCTTGTCCTTCCGCTCGATCTCGGCGGCGCGCTGGCTGAAGCGCTCGCTCGACGTCGACCTCGACTCATCGCCCTACACGCTGCTCGAAGCGAGCCTCGCGAGCCGTGCGAAGAACCTCAGCCAGGAATTCCAGTTCGCGGGCGACGGGACGCGACTCGACTGGATCGTCGGCGCCTATTTCAACGAGGAAACCGGCCGCGACACCTCGCGCGCCACCGCGCTCGGCACCATCAACCCGGCGAACCCCAATTTCACCGACGGTTTCGTCAAGAACAGCAGCTGGGCGGTGTTCGGCCAGTTCAACTATGACCTGACGGACACGCTCCGCTTCACCGGCGGCCTGCGCTGGACCGAGGAGAGCAAGGAACTGCGCTCGTTCAACCGCTCGACCCCCGGCGGTGCGGTGTGCAACATCCCGCCCGCGCTGCGGCTCGGCGGCACGTGCCAGGCGCGTTTCAAGGACGGCTTCTCCGACTACTCCTATCTCGCGAGCGTCGACTGGACGCCGCGCACCGGCCTGCTCTTCTATGCCCGCACCGCGCGCAGCTTCAAGGGTGGCGGCCAGAACCTGCGCGGCACCGGCACCGCCGACAGCTTCGCGGCCTTCGCCCCCGAAACCGTCACCGACTATGAAGTCGGCACCAAGCTCGACCTGCTGGATCGGCGGCTGCGCATCAATGCCGCGATCTTCCAGGCCAATTACAAGGACATCCAGCGCACCATCGTCCAGGCGGCGCCCGGCGGCGCGATCGTCAGTCTGGTCACCAACGCCGCGCGCGCGCGCATCCGCGGCGGCGAACTCGAAGTCACTGCGATCCCGCTCGAGGGGCTGACCTTGTCGGGCAGCGTCGGCGTGAACGACGCCAAATATCTCGACTTCACCGACGTCACAGGCGACCGCTCGGGCGAGCCCTTCCAGTTCCCCAAATACAGCTATCGCCTCGGCGCGACTTACGCCGCGCCGCTCGATTTCGGCAGCCTGCGGCTCAGCATCGACTGGACGTGGCGCAGCAAGACGCAGTTGGTGGGCTCGGCGATCTACCGCGACAGCCTGAACCAGCCCGCCTACGGCCTGCTCGGCGCGCGCGCGGCGCTGACCATCGACAGCATCGGCAGCGAGATCGCGGTCTTCGCGACCAACCTCACGGGCAAGCGCTATGCGGTGTCGGCGGTGCAGTTCGACAACAGCCTGGGGTTCAACACGATCTACGCCGGCGAGCCGCGGGTCATCGGGCTGCAGCTGACCACGCGCTTCGGGGTCGAGTGA
- a CDS encoding TetR/AcrR family transcriptional regulator — protein MKEAKIATIGSIARPAGQDAAKSAVLDATIEVVTRVGFHDTTIDHVVRESGVSRATLYRWFGNRDGLMLALLQHMSGPYLERCAQIAVGLGPIEDRLEQVIAGGVESICNTPWIHKVAKDGLLHDDFSIFLAAHRSITGAVVAQMLGGAMASGAWTPPDDLDRLTEWLLHQMLVLGGEDYDDSAEIRRRVAIYVMPVLDLPGARRGEGDLAARLDRIERKIDGLGGFA, from the coding sequence ATGAAGGAGGCGAAGATCGCGACAATCGGCTCAATTGCGCGGCCCGCGGGGCAGGATGCGGCGAAGTCGGCGGTGCTCGACGCGACGATCGAAGTCGTCACGCGCGTTGGCTTTCACGACACCACGATCGATCATGTGGTGCGCGAATCGGGGGTGTCGCGCGCGACGCTCTATCGCTGGTTCGGCAATCGCGACGGGCTGATGCTCGCGCTGCTCCAGCATATGTCGGGCCCCTATCTGGAGCGCTGCGCGCAGATTGCGGTCGGGCTGGGGCCGATCGAGGACCGGCTGGAACAGGTGATCGCGGGCGGGGTCGAGAGCATCTGCAACACACCCTGGATCCACAAGGTCGCGAAGGACGGGCTGCTCCACGACGATTTCTCGATCTTCCTCGCCGCGCACCGGTCGATCACCGGGGCGGTGGTCGCCCAGATGCTGGGCGGCGCGATGGCGTCGGGCGCGTGGACGCCGCCCGACGACCTCGACCGGCTGACCGAATGGCTGCTCCACCAGATGCTCGTGCTCGGCGGCGAGGATTATGACGATTCCGCCGAGATCCGGCGCCGCGTCGCCATTTATGTGATGCCGGTGCTCGACCTGCCCGGTGCGCGGCGCGGGGAGGGCGATCTCGCCGCGCGCCTCGACCGCATCGAACGCAAAATCGACGGGCTCGGCGGCTTCGCCTGA
- a CDS encoding RidA family protein, whose protein sequence is MTGNSGGPHYSPFARGGGLIFVSGQLPLRPGRDTSLAAASFREQAEQTLQNLKAVLDQAGAGLDQVVKTTVYLSDIADWDDLDTVYGAFFGAARPARSVVPTGPLHFGFRIEIEAIARASADG, encoded by the coding sequence ATGACCGGCAACAGCGGCGGACCGCATTATTCGCCTTTTGCGCGCGGCGGCGGGCTGATCTTCGTGTCGGGGCAGTTGCCGTTGCGCCCCGGCCGCGATACGTCGCTGGCGGCAGCGTCGTTCCGGGAGCAGGCCGAGCAGACGTTGCAAAATCTGAAGGCCGTGCTCGACCAGGCGGGCGCCGGGCTCGATCAGGTGGTCAAGACGACCGTCTATCTCAGCGACATCGCCGACTGGGACGATCTCGATACGGTCTATGGCGCCTTCTTCGGCGCGGCGCGGCCGGCGCGGAGCGTGGTGCCCACGGGGCCGCTCCATTTCGGTTTCCGGATCGAGATCGAAGCCATCGCGCGGGCAAGCGCCGACGGTTGA
- a CDS encoding FAD-dependent oxidoreductase yields MRHVAIVGSGPAGYYTAETLQKAEDIAVDVIDRLPVPYGLIRTGVAPDHQSIKAVSRRYEGVALTDNVRFVGHVSVGTDVTIDELVELYDAVVLATGAPNDRPLAIPGADRAGVIGSAAFVGWYNGHPDFARLGPPLDSAGVVVIGNGNVALDVARILAKTPAEFAGSDIVAHARDALAQSAVREIHILGRRGPHQIAMTPKELGELGHLERASPRVDPADLPDAGDDAMLEPGMRKSVTHLRSFAANPVAKPVTIDFDFFAMPIAIEGDGRVQRVIVERTTLDSELRSHGTGETYAVDAGLVISCIGYQTPPIPGVPYEHGRGRFASDEGRILPGLYAVGWARRGPSGTIGTNKPDGARIAEMLLADIGRGAGKAGRAGLDSLLATRGIVPVTFRDWRKIEAAEVAAALDGNPREKFTSIEAMLAAIGR; encoded by the coding sequence ATGCGTCATGTCGCGATCGTCGGGTCGGGTCCCGCGGGCTATTACACCGCCGAAACATTGCAAAAGGCCGAGGATATCGCCGTCGACGTCATCGACCGCCTGCCCGTCCCCTATGGCCTGATCCGCACCGGCGTCGCCCCCGACCACCAGTCGATCAAGGCGGTGTCGCGCCGCTATGAGGGCGTCGCGCTCACCGATAACGTCCGCTTCGTCGGCCATGTCTCGGTCGGCACCGACGTGACGATCGACGAGCTGGTCGAGCTGTACGACGCGGTCGTGCTCGCGACGGGCGCGCCCAACGACCGGCCGCTCGCGATTCCCGGCGCCGACCGCGCAGGGGTGATCGGCAGCGCCGCCTTCGTCGGCTGGTACAACGGCCATCCCGATTTCGCGCGGCTGGGTCCGCCGCTCGACAGCGCGGGCGTGGTGGTGATCGGCAACGGCAATGTCGCGCTCGACGTCGCGCGCATCCTGGCGAAGACCCCCGCCGAGTTCGCGGGCAGCGACATCGTCGCGCACGCGCGCGACGCGCTGGCACAAAGCGCGGTGCGCGAGATCCACATCCTCGGTCGCCGCGGCCCGCACCAAATCGCGATGACGCCCAAGGAGCTCGGCGAACTTGGCCATCTCGAGCGCGCGAGCCCGCGCGTCGACCCCGCCGACCTGCCCGACGCGGGCGACGATGCGATGCTCGAACCGGGCATGCGCAAGTCGGTGACGCACCTCCGCAGCTTTGCCGCCAATCCCGTCGCCAAGCCGGTGACGATCGATTTCGACTTCTTCGCGATGCCCATCGCGATCGAGGGCGACGGGCGGGTCCAGCGCGTGATCGTCGAGCGCACCACGCTCGACAGCGAGCTCAGGAGCCACGGTACGGGCGAGACCTATGCGGTCGATGCCGGGCTGGTGATCAGCTGCATCGGATACCAGACCCCACCGATCCCGGGCGTGCCCTACGAGCATGGCCGCGGGCGTTTCGCGAGCGACGAGGGGCGCATCCTGCCCGGGCTATACGCGGTCGGCTGGGCGCGGCGCGGGCCGTCGGGGACGATCGGCACCAACAAGCCCGATGGCGCGCGCATCGCCGAGATGCTGCTCGCCGATATCGGACGCGGCGCCGGCAAGGCGGGGCGCGCGGGGCTCGACAGCCTGCTCGCGACCCGGGGCATCGTGCCCGTGACTTTCCGCGACTGGCGCAAGATCGAGGCGGCCGAAGTCGCCGCCGCGCTCGACGGCAACCCGCGCGAGAAATTCACCAGCATCGAGGCGATGCTCGCGGCGATCGGGCGCTAG
- a CDS encoding TauD/TfdA dioxygenase family protein, whose product MATQPQTPDIFEQARTLGIAISPSTPTLGAEISGLDLDRALTDAEAELLRAAWLRFKVIFFRDQDISHESHFRLGELFGELEGHPVIPHVEGYPEILRIEGVEGVQLTAETLAPFQAYNKWHTDVTFRQRPSIASILRARVLPPLGGDTMWADTAAAYAGLPQPVKDRIEGLEAEHDIVRSFGGRVSEEKRAQLARDFRPVRHPVVRTHPETGEKILYVNYTFTSRIVDIPEEESDSLLRLLFDRIKVPEYQVRFRWTPNAIGIWDNRSTQHYAVGDYWPEYRALERVTVSGDVVTR is encoded by the coding sequence ATGGCCACCCAGCCCCAGACCCCCGATATCTTCGAACAGGCCCGCACGCTGGGCATCGCCATTTCGCCCTCGACCCCGACGCTGGGTGCCGAGATTTCGGGGCTCGATCTCGACCGCGCGCTGACCGATGCCGAGGCCGAGCTGCTGCGCGCGGCCTGGTTGCGCTTCAAGGTGATCTTCTTTCGCGATCAGGACATCAGCCACGAAAGCCATTTCCGCTTGGGTGAGCTGTTCGGCGAGCTCGAGGGCCATCCCGTGATCCCGCATGTCGAAGGCTATCCCGAGATATTGCGCATCGAGGGGGTCGAGGGGGTGCAGCTGACCGCCGAGACGCTCGCGCCGTTCCAGGCGTATAACAAGTGGCACACCGACGTGACCTTCCGGCAGAGGCCGTCGATCGCCTCGATCCTGCGCGCGCGCGTGCTGCCGCCGCTCGGCGGCGACACGATGTGGGCCGACACCGCCGCGGCTTATGCGGGGCTGCCGCAGCCGGTGAAGGATCGCATCGAGGGGCTCGAGGCCGAGCATGATATCGTGCGCAGCTTCGGCGGCCGCGTGTCGGAAGAGAAACGCGCCCAGCTCGCGCGCGACTTCCGGCCGGTGCGCCACCCCGTGGTCCGCACCCACCCCGAAACGGGCGAGAAGATCCTCTACGTCAACTACACCTTCACCAGCCGCATCGTCGATATCCCGGAAGAGGAGAGCGACAGCCTGCTCCGCCTGCTGTTCGACCGGATCAAGGTGCCCGAATATCAAGTGCGTTTCCGCTGGACCCCCAATGCGATCGGCATCTGGGACAATCGCTCGACCCAGCATTATGCCGTCGGCGACTATTGGCCCGAATATCGCGCGCTCGAACGGGTGACCGTGTCGGGCGATGTGGTGACGCGGTGA
- a CDS encoding FAD/NAD(P)-binding protein produces the protein MKFDGTMLQGPRPRFRTATRVAIVGAGFSGTLLAINLLEQEDVEVLLIERDRRRMGAGVAYSSFDQGHLLNVRAGNMSAFPDRPGHFCDWLAARGLGCDKAFVSRATYGQYLRETLAQAMEKYGRRLQLIDDEVLDIEERGGKVTLGLVNGGLVEADKAVLAIGNLPPHDHPAIAGAGLTPWRYVGDPWVSPLAEGLRKHQTVLVVGTGLTAIDVILRLTANGFDGKIVAMSRRGLRPHRHVDGLAPVRPVLAKPAPELSELVRWAREEAKAGDWRLAVDSVRPITQMMWASADADKRARFLRHLRPFWDVHRHRLAPEVADRIDGLIRSRQLVFRAGKIDDVVSEPDSVAVHWRPRGEARSQRLDVARIVNCTGPQGDLLRATDPLVRRLLKQGLIRPDALRLGLDIDRDGHVMNREGRPAEHILAIGPMTRGDLWEVVAVPDIRTQVSALARRLVNAHWTGGEGL, from the coding sequence GTGAAGTTCGACGGCACCATGTTGCAGGGTCCGCGCCCGCGCTTTCGCACCGCCACGCGCGTCGCCATCGTCGGCGCGGGCTTTTCGGGCACCTTGCTCGCGATCAACCTGCTCGAACAGGAGGATGTCGAGGTCTTGCTGATCGAGCGCGACCGGCGACGCATGGGCGCCGGGGTCGCGTACAGCAGCTTCGACCAGGGCCATTTGCTCAACGTCCGCGCCGGAAACATGAGCGCCTTTCCCGATCGCCCCGGCCATTTCTGCGACTGGCTCGCCGCGCGCGGGCTTGGCTGCGACAAGGCGTTCGTCAGCCGCGCGACCTATGGCCAATATCTGCGCGAAACGCTGGCACAGGCGATGGAGAAATATGGCCGCCGCCTGCAACTGATCGACGACGAGGTGCTCGATATCGAGGAGCGCGGCGGCAAGGTCACGCTCGGGCTCGTCAACGGCGGGCTGGTCGAGGCGGACAAGGCGGTGCTCGCGATCGGCAATCTGCCGCCGCACGACCATCCCGCGATCGCCGGGGCGGGGCTGACCCCCTGGCGCTATGTCGGCGACCCTTGGGTCAGCCCGCTCGCCGAGGGGCTGCGGAAACATCAGACGGTGCTCGTCGTCGGCACCGGGCTCACCGCGATCGACGTCATCCTGCGCCTGACTGCGAACGGCTTCGACGGCAAGATCGTGGCAATGTCGCGCCGCGGCCTCCGCCCGCACCGCCATGTCGACGGGCTCGCGCCGGTGCGCCCGGTGCTGGCCAAGCCCGCGCCCGAGCTGTCCGAACTGGTGCGTTGGGCGCGCGAGGAAGCGAAGGCGGGCGACTGGCGGCTCGCGGTCGATTCGGTGCGCCCGATCACCCAGATGATGTGGGCCTCGGCCGATGCCGACAAGCGTGCGCGCTTCCTGCGCCACCTGCGCCCCTTCTGGGACGTTCACCGCCACCGCCTCGCGCCGGAGGTTGCCGACCGCATCGACGGCCTGATCCGCAGCCGTCAGCTCGTCTTTCGCGCGGGCAAGATCGACGATGTCGTCAGCGAGCCCGACAGCGTCGCGGTCCACTGGCGCCCGCGCGGCGAGGCGCGGTCGCAGCGGCTCGACGTCGCGCGGATCGTCAACTGCACCGGGCCGCAGGGCGACCTGCTCCGCGCGACCGACCCGCTCGTCCGCCGCCTGCTCAAACAGGGGCTGATCCGCCCCGACGCGCTGCGCCTCGGGCTCGACATTGACCGCGACGGCCATGTGATGAACCGCGAGGGGCGCCCCGCCGAACATATCCTCGCGATCGGGCCGATGACGCGCGGCGACCTGTGGGAGGTCGTCGCGGTCCCCGACATCCGCACCCAGGTCAGCGCCCTCGCGCGGCGGCTGGTCAATGCGCATTGGACGGGCGGCGAGGGGCTGTAG
- a CDS encoding TetR/AcrR family transcriptional regulator: MEQDVISAPAAAPKGRPREFCVDQALAEALHVFWAKGYDGASMTDLTEAMGITKPSLYAAFGNKEALFHKALDLYEREKLEYGRAALEQPTARKVAEYYLRGAIEIHGGTSDPKGCMGLISSLACSPEAESIKADVVRRRASSQRLLVERFERAKAEGDIPAHVDAEGLTSVLYALLQGITVQAGAGATHAELERLVDTSMTLWPSP, encoded by the coding sequence ATGGAACAGGATGTCATCTCCGCCCCAGCCGCGGCCCCCAAGGGCCGCCCGCGCGAATTCTGCGTCGACCAGGCGCTCGCCGAGGCGCTGCACGTCTTCTGGGCAAAGGGCTATGACGGCGCGTCGATGACCGACCTGACCGAGGCGATGGGCATCACCAAACCCAGCCTCTACGCCGCCTTCGGCAACAAGGAAGCCTTGTTCCACAAGGCGTTGGACTTGTACGAGCGGGAAAAGCTCGAATATGGCCGCGCCGCGCTCGAACAGCCGACCGCGCGCAAGGTCGCCGAATATTATCTGCGCGGGGCGATTGAAATCCATGGCGGCACCAGCGACCCCAAGGGGTGCATGGGGCTGATCTCGTCGCTCGCGTGCAGCCCCGAGGCCGAGTCGATCAAGGCCGACGTCGTGCGCCGCCGCGCCTCGTCGCAGCGCCTGCTCGTCGAGCGCTTCGAGCGCGCCAAGGCCGAGGGCGACATCCCCGCGCATGTCGATGCCGAGGGGCTGACCAGCGTGCTCTACGCCTTGCTCCAGGGCATCACCGTCCAGGCCGGGGCCGGGGCCACTCATGCGGAGCTCGAGCGGCTGGTCGACACCAGCATGACATTGTGGCCCAGCCCCTGA
- a CDS encoding efflux RND transporter periplasmic adaptor subunit gives MNMLSPFDRAKAREVELAPGTATPAKTPSRWRRRALIGLPIALVVAGGYVLSTRDNAAVAAPPLPVVTVAAPLVREITEWDDYVGRFEASRAVEVRPRVSGQLVGVHFTDGQIVRKGQLLFTIDARPFNAALAEARADAASARSDLELARVNLARANRLIADEAVSQSDLDQLNARVRAASAALAAADARVRSRSLDVEFTQVRAPIGGRISDRRVDSGNLVAAGEGAGGSLLTTINALDPIYFNFDSSEALFLKAQRERQAGGAAAQQVEIRLQDESDYRWKGRVDFSDNAINANSGTLRVRAVIDNPGNFLTPGMFGNMRLAQGGTVSALLVPDAAVRTDQARKQLFVVGKDGTVAARPVETGPLVAGLRVIRSGLKAGDRVVVQGIQFAQPGAKVTAKPTTIQPKAAPAAPVGASQPPAASQATLTP, from the coding sequence ATGAACATGCTCTCCCCCTTCGACCGCGCGAAAGCGCGGGAAGTCGAACTCGCCCCCGGAACCGCCACGCCTGCCAAGACCCCGAGCCGCTGGCGTCGCCGGGCGCTGATCGGCCTGCCGATCGCGCTCGTCGTCGCGGGCGGCTATGTGCTCTCGACGCGCGACAATGCCGCGGTCGCCGCGCCGCCGCTGCCGGTCGTCACCGTCGCCGCGCCGCTGGTGCGCGAGATCACCGAATGGGACGATTATGTCGGCCGCTTCGAGGCGAGCCGCGCGGTCGAGGTGCGCCCGCGCGTCTCGGGCCAGCTCGTCGGCGTGCATTTCACCGACGGCCAGATCGTCCGCAAGGGGCAATTGCTCTTCACGATCGACGCGCGTCCGTTCAACGCCGCGCTCGCCGAGGCGCGCGCCGACGCCGCGAGCGCGCGCAGCGACCTCGAACTCGCGCGCGTCAACCTCGCGCGCGCCAACCGGCTGATCGCCGACGAAGCGGTGTCGCAGAGCGACCTCGACCAGCTCAATGCCCGCGTCCGCGCCGCCTCGGCGGCGCTCGCGGCGGCCGACGCCCGCGTCCGCTCGCGCTCGCTCGACGTCGAATTCACCCAGGTGCGCGCGCCGATCGGCGGCCGCATCTCCGACCGCCGCGTCGACTCGGGCAACCTCGTCGCGGCGGGCGAGGGGGCAGGCGGCAGCCTGCTGACGACGATCAACGCGCTCGACCCGATCTATTTCAACTTCGACAGCTCGGAGGCCTTGTTCCTGAAGGCGCAGCGCGAGCGCCAGGCCGGCGGCGCCGCGGCGCAGCAGGTCGAGATCCGCCTGCAGGACGAAAGCGACTATCGCTGGAAGGGCCGCGTCGATTTCTCCGACAATGCGATCAACGCCAATTCGGGCACGCTGCGCGTCCGCGCGGTGATCGACAATCCCGGCAATTTCCTGACCCCCGGCATGTTCGGCAATATGCGCCTCGCGCAGGGCGGCACGGTGTCGGCGCTGCTCGTCCCCGACGCCGCGGTGCGCACCGACCAGGCGCGCAAGCAGCTGTTCGTCGTCGGCAAGGACGGCACGGTCGCCGCGCGCCCGGTCGAGACCGGTCCGCTCGTCGCCGGTCTCCGCGTCATCCGCTCGGGGCTGAAAGCCGGCGACCGAGTGGTCGTCCAGGGCATCCAGTTCGCCCAGCCGGGCGCCAAGGTGACCGCCAAGCCAACGACCATCCAGCCCAAGGCCGCGCCCGCCGCGCCGGTGGGGGCGAGCCAGCCGCCCGCCGCGTCGCAGGCGACGCTCACGCCCTAA